TAAACCTAACCCTGTTAGACCCAGCAAAATACTGAATCCGACCATCAGTTGGTCTCGTGCCATCAGTGATAAACCCCAGAATACCGGATACTTGGGCCATCGCCTCTAGAATCAATACCCCCGGCATAATCGGCTTACCAGGAAAGTGCCCGGTAAAAAACGGCTCATTAATGGTGATGTTTTTATATCCTACGATACTTGTACCAGGGTTTATTTCCGTTACCCTATCGACCAATAGAAACGGGTACCGATGGGGTAGGTACTCAAGTATCTGATCAATGTCCATCATTTAGATATTGCCTCAATAAACTTAATTAATCTGGTTAGTCACTGGCTGCTACCAATGGTCTATC
This genomic window from Alkalimarinus sediminis contains:
- the fabZ gene encoding 3-hydroxyacyl-ACP dehydratase FabZ, which encodes MMDIDQILEYLPHRYPFLLVDRVTEINPGTSIVGYKNITINEPFFTGHFPGKPIMPGVLILEAMAQVSGILGFITDGTRPTDGRIQYFAGSNRVRFKRPVIPGDQLFLESSLVANKHGIWKFDCRALVNGEVACVGEVMTAERES